The Pyrus communis chromosome 5, drPyrComm1.1, whole genome shotgun sequence region TCCATTGTCCAAGTTCTCTAACATTGGAATAACCCAGTCACCATCCATTTTGGCATCCCCATCTACTTTGAACGCCTTAATTTCCTCTGGAGCTGGCATTCCTCTAGTATTTCGACACCCAAGGAAAACAAGGTCTAAAGTTTTCCTCCGAACATCATATATCGGATTAGACTCAATTAAGCACCCTTTACTATATGCCTCTCTAAGAAAAACGGTTTGAGTATTACGTCTGGTTGATATGTAAAAAATTCCAGGGTGCTTCAAGATAAGCTCCCGCACATTAACGACCATAGCAAAATCTTTCCGAAAATGAGCTAATCTTTCAACCTCAACCATCTTCTCTACTGACAAACTCAAGAACTCATGAAGAATACCAACCGCCCGTTTCTCATACCTCTCTATCCCTCCACAACTACGAATGCTGACAACCTCTTTCCTGTCATAAGGCTTCACGTAAGGAAGCCTTTGCCAATTCTTCAACTTATCTCTAAATCCTGCCTGGATTTCATACCCTGTTGGGAAATTTATAGGGAATGCATACTTTGTCTCGAACTCACTCAACCACTTCTCTCTAAATTCcttctctcgccatttctcaaCTTCAGCAACATCCAAATTCTCATCTCTACTAATCAGTTCTACAACCTCTAAATCAATCAACCTAAAATCCTTTG contains the following coding sequences:
- the LOC137735621 gene encoding protein ROOT PRIMORDIUM DEFECTIVE 1-like, with product MRIFESSKLSLFKFRASILSSQVTPFGPFNSFVQKRWLKPVISARTRLEDRTRDSKLDKLTTHLKKLDIILKLHDLMSNRKRGPFVSLQLMSRWRNLVGLNVGIGAFVHKYPHIFEVFTHPVRRSLCCRISKKMRGLIEEEVMAMKQWEFEVVHRVKKLLMMSVSGTLHVHALGLVRKEFGLPEDFRESILGKYSKDFRLIDLEVVELISRDENLDVAEVEKWREKEFREKWLSEFETKYAFPINFPTGYEIQAGFRDKLKNWQRLPYVKPYDRKEVVSIRSCGGIERYEKRAVGILHEFLSLSVEKMVEVERLAHFRKDFAMVVNVRELILKHPGIFYISTRRNTQTVFLREAYSKGCLIESNPIYDVRRKTLDLVFLGCRNTRGMPAPEEIKAFKVDGDAKMDGDWVIPMLENLDNGS